The Sphingobacteriales bacterium sequence AGACTGCTATCCTGTCCTGAAATTTGTCCAACAGAAAAAATCACCAACCATATCAATGCAAGGCTGCGTTTCAATCGTTTTTGTTTTGAGGCAAATTTATAATATGGTTTATTAATTCAAAACAATAATATTCAACAAGATAAAGAAGAAAAACTGAATCAAATAAACTGCTTTTGCCAGTTTATTATGAGGAGACACTTTCCCCAGATTCAATATCGCCTGAAAAACAAATGAAATGATAAACCATGCGATATAGTTCTGAACGGGAACGCTTGTTTTTTCCCAATTCCACATCCCTGTATAAATGGCTGCCGGCTCAAGCACAACATCATAGGCAAGCATCAGAAAGGATGACAGGATGATCTTCAATAAAACTCCCATTTTAAAGCCTGAAATAATCGAATAGGTACACACAGATAATAAAAGCCAGTTTATCCCAATCAATAAAGGCGTTTCCATGACTTTTGGTCCTAAAACTTTTCCATAGGAATATTCGCCAAAAATCACTCCGGTTTTCACTCCAGCCACTTCAACCAGAAAACCTGATATGGCTATAAAGAGATAAATGATAACAGACTTTCTACTCCACCCAAGCTGAAAAGCCAGCAATAAGAAGAAACTCATCAACAGAATAACAGGAGTCAGGGATAAAAATAGCTTCTCTGCATGAGAATATGAAAGTCCTAAAAGTCCTACCAGATAAAAAACTGACAGCAGAAAAATCCA is a genomic window containing:
- a CDS encoding carotenoid biosynthesis protein, producing the protein MKIQISKEYIWIFLLSVFYLVGLLGLSYSHAEKLFLSLTPVILLMSFFLLLAFQLGWSRKSVIIYLFIAISGFLVEVAGVKTGVIFGEYSYGKVLGPKVMETPLLIGINWLLLSVCTYSIISGFKMGVLLKIILSSFLMLAYDVVLEPAAIYTGMWNWEKTSVPVQNYIAWFIISFVFQAILNLGKVSPHNKLAKAVYLIQFFFFILLNIIVLN